A single Clavibacter nebraskensis NCPPB 2581 DNA region contains:
- a CDS encoding type 1 glutamine amidotransferase yields the protein MSDALRILHLYPEELGINGDRGNVTVLVERARIRGIRTEVVRHAPGGGDPSDADLVVVGSGPLTAQRAVLPDLVAHAPRLVALREAGVPILAVGGGLQLLGESVRLVDGGELVGAGVLPVRTILTAERRVGDLVLDTPEGEVVGYENHGSTLDIGEHAPLGTVRAGFGNGGQGGGEGVRVGASIGTHLGGPVLALNPQLADELLASSLARHGRELPADISGTLERLDGWAREARATVMARPAHY from the coding sequence GTGAGCGACGCGCTGCGCATCCTGCACCTCTACCCCGAGGAGCTCGGCATCAACGGCGACCGCGGCAACGTGACCGTGCTGGTCGAGCGCGCGCGCATCCGCGGGATCCGCACGGAGGTCGTCCGGCACGCGCCGGGCGGCGGCGACCCGAGTGACGCCGACCTGGTCGTGGTGGGATCCGGGCCGCTCACGGCGCAGCGCGCCGTCCTGCCCGACCTCGTCGCGCACGCCCCGCGCCTCGTCGCGCTCCGCGAGGCCGGCGTGCCGATCCTCGCGGTGGGCGGCGGCCTGCAGCTGCTCGGGGAGTCCGTGCGCCTGGTCGACGGCGGCGAGCTCGTGGGCGCCGGCGTCCTGCCGGTCCGCACCATCCTGACGGCCGAGCGACGCGTCGGCGACCTGGTGCTCGACACGCCGGAGGGGGAGGTCGTCGGCTACGAGAACCACGGGTCGACCCTCGACATCGGCGAGCACGCGCCCCTCGGGACGGTACGGGCCGGCTTCGGCAACGGCGGCCAGGGCGGGGGCGAGGGCGTGCGCGTCGGCGCCTCCATCGGCACCCACCTCGGCGGCCCCGTGCTCGCGCTCAATCCGCAGCTCGCGGACGAGCTGCTGGCGTCGTCGCTCGCACGGCACGGCCGAGAGCTGCCCGCGGACATCTCGGGCACGCTGGAGCGGCTCGACGGCTGGGCGCGCGAGGCGCGCGCGACCGTGATGGCCCGACCCGCGCACTACTGA